A portion of the Parasedimentitalea marina genome contains these proteins:
- a CDS encoding aspartate/glutamate racemase family protein gives MKLDFETDAGIGTRATLGTIVLSTDETLEPEFARMTALDGVALYHSRIPMVAEINTDTLQQMEHDLPASAQLLPTSLDFDVIGYGCTSAATVIGQAGVARAINSVFPQAKVTDPLTAIIAAANALGAKRLGFITPYIPDVSSRMRHKLEEAGFEIVAFGSFEESDDRVVARISPTSIATAIDQVSAQADCDAIVVACTNLRCLNVIGKSENRNRTRVITSNQALAWHMLRLAGVADPQTGFGKLYETTL, from the coding sequence ATGAAACTGGATTTTGAAACCGACGCCGGTATCGGCACACGTGCAACCCTTGGCACCATCGTTTTGTCGACTGACGAAACATTAGAGCCCGAGTTTGCCCGAATGACCGCATTAGACGGTGTCGCGCTATACCACAGTCGCATTCCCATGGTTGCCGAAATTAACACTGACACTCTGCAACAAATGGAACATGACCTGCCAGCTTCAGCCCAGCTGTTGCCAACGTCGCTTGATTTCGACGTAATTGGTTATGGCTGTACTTCTGCGGCAACTGTGATCGGTCAGGCAGGTGTCGCCCGCGCTATCAATTCAGTTTTTCCGCAGGCCAAGGTTACCGACCCGCTCACCGCCATCATCGCGGCAGCAAATGCGCTTGGGGCCAAGCGACTGGGGTTTATCACTCCGTATATACCCGACGTCTCATCGCGAATGCGGCACAAGCTAGAGGAAGCCGGATTCGAGATCGTTGCTTTTGGCTCTTTTGAGGAATCCGACGACCGGGTGGTGGCACGGATATCTCCAACTTCGATCGCAACCGCCATCGATCAGGTTTCAGCACAGGCCGACTGTGATGCCATTGTTGTGGCCTGCACCAATCTGCGGTGTCTGAATGTTATCGGCAAATCCGAGAACCGGAACCGTACACGGGTGATTACAAGCAATCAGGCACTGGCTTGGCATATGCTACGTCTTGCCGGGGTGGCTGATCCGCAGACTGGGTTCGGCAAGCTGTATGAGACGACCCTCTAG
- a CDS encoding M24 family metallopeptidase: MTHNAPPRGFPPEEFEARTAKAQSAMAKAGLSGLLLMTEAEVRYFSGFHTLFWQSPTRPWFLFVPAQGKPIAVIPEIGAMLMRQTWLDDIRTWDAPNPGDDGISLLTELLSPLANQSASIGVLKGHETSLRMPLGDYERLITTLPGLRIEDATGLVRSLRMVKSPREIEKLSHICAVGSRSFECVPDFAKAGTPLDEVFRSFRHAALDAGADDVPYLVGGADHGGYRDVISPPSARPLQTHDILMLDTGATWDGYFCDFDRNFAIGQADDLSRRAYDVLWRATEAGIAAARPGATCRELFQSMQSVITEMDSSGGDVGRLGHGLGMQLTEWPSHAAFDDTVIQENMVLTLEPSLSYGDGRIMVHEEDIVIRSSGAELLTTRADSELPVI; this comes from the coding sequence TTGAGGCCCGCACAGCCAAAGCCCAGTCAGCGATGGCTAAGGCGGGCCTATCGGGGTTGTTGCTGATGACCGAGGCCGAAGTACGCTATTTCAGCGGCTTCCATACCCTGTTCTGGCAAAGCCCGACGCGCCCCTGGTTCCTGTTTGTCCCGGCCCAAGGCAAACCCATCGCTGTCATTCCCGAAATCGGCGCCATGCTGATGCGTCAAACTTGGCTTGATGACATCCGCACTTGGGATGCACCAAACCCCGGCGACGATGGTATCAGTCTGTTGACGGAACTATTGTCGCCACTGGCCAACCAAAGCGCCAGTATTGGCGTTCTAAAAGGTCACGAAACCAGTTTGCGTATGCCACTTGGGGACTACGAGCGGTTGATCACGACCCTTCCCGGCCTGCGAATTGAGGACGCCACAGGACTTGTTCGCTCGCTGCGCATGGTAAAATCCCCCCGGGAGATCGAAAAACTATCTCACATCTGCGCCGTTGGATCGCGGAGTTTTGAGTGTGTACCTGATTTCGCCAAAGCAGGCACACCCCTGGACGAAGTGTTTCGTAGCTTTCGCCACGCGGCTTTGGATGCCGGTGCTGACGATGTGCCATATCTGGTTGGCGGCGCTGATCATGGCGGCTATCGCGATGTCATTTCGCCGCCCAGCGCAAGACCACTCCAAACTCACGACATACTGATGCTGGACACGGGTGCCACTTGGGATGGCTATTTCTGTGACTTTGATCGTAACTTTGCCATCGGACAAGCCGACGACCTGTCCCGTCGTGCCTATGATGTGCTATGGCGCGCCACCGAAGCAGGCATCGCCGCCGCCCGCCCCGGCGCCACCTGCCGCGAGCTATTTCAGTCGATGCAATCGGTGATCACGGAAATGGATAGCTCCGGCGGTGATGTCGGTCGATTAGGGCACGGGTTGGGAATGCAGCTGACAGAATGGCCCTCGCACGCGGCATTTGATGACACCGTGATCCAGGAAAACATGGTTCTGACTTTGGAACCATCGCTAAGCTATGGTGATGGGCGTATCATGGTGCACGAAGAAGATATCGTTATCCGGTCATCCGGTGCCGAACTGCTAACCACCCGCGCAGACTCTGAGCTGCCAGTCATCTGA